A single Methanocaldococcus bathoardescens DNA region contains:
- a CDS encoding RNA-guided endonuclease TnpB family protein, translating into MRQVIKDLKSYFNALKEFKINPDKFNGMPKPPKVKKLKNIDKFTFELNKKSFEVNNNYLILKLRYNSKTKKWKKIKIKLPPYVKNITSVRITYYLGLFYVDIVNEVYIEELKPIGNYKAGIDLNVNNFVVLTSTNPLLKSLIISGGELKAFNQWWNKLKSKIQSKIDLTKNHIEKLKSERKEVPKKLYLKLKSLIRRFRLLCIHRKQWFDNHLHRFTKYLALFLFITGHDKVFVSNNILRAKNRCNLSSKANERFVYLPFRVFIDKLAYKLKWFGIVLIEVDESWTSKSSCISDDIHKIQNLVDKVRNKLSLCGERIKRGLLLVKKLNKVFNADVNASYNILKIGCRIKDLSKLFNQKLLMKKLCNPIKVRVFKFIEILQSVIPESPVVRAGDRVIVKSLLCGGNGFIPECFIIQ; encoded by the coding sequence ATTAGGCAAGTAATTAAGGACTTAAAAAGCTACTTTAATGCATTAAAAGAGTTCAAAATAAATCCAGATAAATTTAATGGTATGCCTAAACCACCAAAGGTTAAAAAGTTAAAGAATATCGATAAATTTACTTTTGAGTTAAATAAGAAATCTTTTGAAGTAAATAATAATTATCTAATTCTAAAACTAAGATACAATTCAAAAACTAAAAAATGGAAAAAAATTAAGATAAAACTCCCTCCTTATGTTAAAAATATAACGAGTGTTAGAATTACTTATTATTTAGGGTTATTTTATGTCGATATAGTTAATGAAGTTTATATCGAGGAATTAAAACCAATAGGCAACTATAAAGCTGGAATTGACTTAAATGTTAATAACTTTGTTGTTCTAACTTCAACAAATCCATTATTAAAGTCATTGATAATATCTGGTGGGGAATTAAAGGCATTCAACCAATGGTGGAATAAATTAAAATCTAAAATCCAATCTAAAATCGATTTAACTAAAAATCATATAGAGAAATTGAAATCAGAAAGAAAAGAAGTTCCAAAAAAGCTATATTTAAAACTTAAAAGCTTAATTAGAAGATTTAGATTATTGTGCATTCATAGAAAGCAATGGTTTGATAACCACTTACATAGATTTACTAAGTATTTAGCATTATTTTTGTTTATAACGGGGCATGATAAGGTTTTCGTTAGTAATAATATTTTAAGAGCTAAAAATAGATGTAATCTAAGCAGTAAAGCTAATGAGAGATTTGTTTATTTACCATTTAGGGTTTTTATTGATAAGTTGGCTTATAAGTTAAAATGGTTTGGTATTGTATTAATAGAAGTGGATGAAAGTTGGACTTCAAAGTCTTCTTGCATCTCAGATGATATTCATAAGATTCAAAATTTAGTTGATAAGGTAAGAAATAAACTCTCCCTGTGTGGAGAGAGGATTAAAAGAGGTTTGTTATTAGTCAAAAAATTAAATAAGGTTTTTAATGCTGATGTTAATGCCTCATATAACATTTTAAAAATTGGTTGTAGAATTAAAGATTTGTCTAAGCTGTTTAATCAGAAATTATTAATGAAAAAGTTATGTAATCCGATAAAAGTTAGAGTTTTTAAGTTTATCGAAATTTTACAGAGTGTAATCCCCGAGTCCCCAGTTGTTAGGGCTGGGGATAGGGTGATAGTCAAATCCCTCCTTTGTGGGGGGAACGGGTTTATCCCCGAATGCTTTATAATTCAGTAA
- a CDS encoding FmdE family protein, which produces MDEELKKVIEFHGHLCPGLAIGYRVAKYVKKFFKKSEDEELVAIVENNSCSVDAIQYMLSCTFGKGNLIFKDNGKHVYTFYSRNTGKAIRIYVKKDFFEEFNGKYPVKELLKKYSSGNLSEEELELFNKIRSEATDNILNAKDDELFEIKEVEIEPPKKAKLFPSIKCQECGEYFMEIKGRVIDGKIVCKDCFEKIMKG; this is translated from the coding sequence ATGGATGAAGAATTAAAAAAAGTTATAGAATTCCATGGACATCTATGTCCAGGACTTGCTATTGGCTATAGAGTTGCTAAATATGTCAAAAAATTCTTCAAAAAATCTGAGGATGAAGAGTTAGTCGCTATAGTTGAAAATAACTCTTGCAGTGTTGATGCAATACAATATATGCTAAGCTGCACCTTTGGAAAAGGGAATTTAATATTTAAAGATAATGGAAAGCACGTCTATACATTCTATTCAAGAAATACTGGAAAAGCTATTAGAATTTATGTTAAAAAAGATTTCTTTGAAGAATTTAATGGTAAATATCCTGTTAAAGAGTTGCTTAAAAAATATAGCTCTGGAAATTTAAGTGAAGAAGAATTGGAATTATTTAACAAGATAAGGTCTGAAGCAACTGATAATATCTTAAATGCCAAAGATGATGAGTTATTTGAAATAAAAGAGGTTGAAATAGAGCCACCTAAAAAAGCTAAGCTCTTCCCATCAATAAAATGTCAAGAGTGTGGAGAATATTTCATGGAAATTAAAGGAAGGGTTATAGATGGAAAAATTGTCTGTAAAGATTGTTTTGAAAAGATTATGAAGGGATAA
- a CDS encoding RNA-binding domain-containing protein translates to MEVIIKAKVKPTEDKYKVKKAILNIFPRAKLNFIKEDNEFGKWEGKTKNVEKLKELLRSQAILDAARMVLEKGMTENATKFYLNKQAAYVGAVNFDIDTHGGIFVKIIADENEDIMKIIKDIAPRTKGGVIINEDELEEEEKEESEEAKEEQKEENSLKIKVIDNTSGG, encoded by the coding sequence ATGGAAGTTATAATTAAAGCAAAAGTAAAACCAACTGAAGATAAATATAAAGTTAAAAAAGCTATCCTAAATATATTCCCAAGAGCAAAATTAAACTTTATTAAAGAAGATAACGAGTTTGGAAAATGGGAAGGAAAAACTAAGAATGTAGAGAAGTTAAAGGAGCTTTTAAGAAGCCAAGCAATATTGGACGCTGCAAGAATGGTTTTAGAGAAGGGAATGACAGAAAATGCAACAAAATTCTATTTAAATAAACAAGCCGCTTATGTAGGGGCTGTGAATTTTGATATAGACACACATGGAGGAATATTTGTTAAAATAATTGCTGATGAAAATGAAGATATTATGAAGATAATTAAGGACATCGCCCCAAGAACTAAAGGAGGAGTTATAATTAATGAAGATGAATTAGAGGAAGAAGAAAAAGAAGAAAGTGAAGAAGCTAAAGAAGAACAAAAAGAAGAGAATAGTTTAAAGATAAAGGTAATTGATAATACATCCGGTGGTTAG
- a CDS encoding helicase HerA-like domain-containing protein, translated as MKSEIIGYTIGETRIDELTFLAKEAPKVGDYVKINYDNSELLGMVESTIQGNMALEDILNIEHLEKIREFEDNSSYYILGKIKVLGDIKELNKNGALKLPRVPPKPGIPIYRADDELLKKVFSKGHLKIGHLVTREEVEVKLDANKLCSRHLAILAMTGMGKSNTVAVLLRELNKLKATVLVFDMHGEYRDIYCESEKLRIHIIEPKINIYRINDDLCDLAGVDAQATKQRPYIRKAVKEIKEKFKESDFSTVEEYVNAIIGKLEEYKIDNNYKKDESSIQTAIFRLEDMLQFRKNIITLHYNPINDIKEHYINIIPMEELDENAVDIIVSYIAKAVLDDRKRIIIDKGRDFAKPIFMIFEEAHLIAPQNRKTRAKYYLSRIAREGRKFGVGLCLVSQRPKTLDAETLSQCSNLIISKLIEPTDQKHVQMASENLSEDLVKQLTSLNIGEAIILGPCIKVPAIVKVDRFDGRYGGEDLNLVELWEKDYEESENLKKSDKIENSAFGDDDLFF; from the coding sequence ATGAAGAGTGAAATTATTGGATATACAATAGGAGAAACAAGAATTGATGAACTAACATTTTTGGCTAAAGAAGCTCCAAAAGTAGGAGATTATGTTAAAATAAATTATGACAACTCTGAATTATTGGGAATGGTAGAAAGCACAATCCAAGGAAACATGGCTTTAGAAGATATTTTAAACATTGAGCATTTAGAGAAGATTAGAGAATTTGAGGATAACTCATCTTATTATATTTTAGGAAAGATAAAAGTTTTAGGGGATATTAAAGAATTAAACAAAAATGGGGCTTTAAAGTTGCCGAGAGTTCCACCAAAGCCGGGAATACCAATTTATAGAGCAGATGACGAGTTATTAAAAAAAGTTTTTAGTAAGGGGCATTTAAAGATTGGGCATTTAGTTACAAGGGAAGAGGTTGAAGTTAAGTTAGATGCAAATAAATTATGTTCAAGGCATTTGGCAATATTAGCAATGACTGGGATGGGAAAATCAAATACAGTAGCTGTCTTGTTGAGGGAGTTGAATAAGCTTAAAGCAACTGTTTTAGTTTTTGATATGCATGGAGAGTATAGAGACATATATTGTGAAAGTGAAAAACTTAGAATCCATATTATTGAGCCAAAGATAAACATCTATAGGATAAATGATGATTTATGTGATTTAGCTGGTGTAGATGCTCAAGCAACGAAGCAAAGGCCATATATAAGAAAGGCAGTTAAGGAAATTAAAGAAAAATTTAAAGAAAGTGATTTCAGCACAGTTGAAGAATATGTGAATGCAATAATTGGAAAATTGGAAGAATACAAAATAGATAACAACTATAAAAAAGATGAAAGTAGTATTCAAACAGCCATATTTAGATTGGAAGATATGTTGCAGTTTAGAAAGAATATTATAACTCTCCACTATAATCCAATAAATGACATTAAAGAGCATTATATCAATATAATTCCAATGGAAGAATTGGATGAGAATGCTGTAGATATTATTGTGTCATATATAGCTAAGGCAGTTTTAGATGATAGAAAGAGGATTATTATTGATAAGGGAAGAGACTTTGCTAAACCAATATTCATGATTTTTGAAGAAGCTCATTTAATAGCCCCACAAAATAGAAAAACAAGAGCTAAATATTATTTGAGCAGGATAGCAAGAGAGGGAAGAAAGTTTGGTGTTGGTCTTTGCTTAGTTTCACAAAGACCTAAAACCTTAGATGCTGAAACTTTATCTCAGTGTTCTAACCTAATAATATCTAAGCTTATTGAGCCAACAGATCAAAAACACGTCCAAATGGCTTCTGAAAATTTGAGTGAAGATTTAGTTAAGCAATTAACAAGCTTAAACATTGGGGAGGCCATAATTTTAGGGCCTTGTATAAAAGTGCCTGCAATTGTTAAGGTAGATAGATTTGATGGAAGATATGGTGGAGAGGATTTGAATCTCGTTGAACTCTGGGAAAAGGATTATGAAGAATCAGAAAATTTAAAAAAATCAGATAAAATTGAAAATAGTGCATTTGGAGATGATGATTTATTCTTCTAA
- the dmpI gene encoding 4-oxalocrotonate tautomerase DmpI, translating to MPTIIVEGPKLDIEKKRELVKEIYEIASKIYGIEHIVIIIKENSPENVGINGKLLIDREKNLE from the coding sequence ATGCCAACAATTATTGTTGAAGGTCCAAAACTTGATATTGAGAAGAAGAGAGAACTTGTTAAAGAAATTTATGAAATAGCATCAAAGATTTATGGAATAGAGCATATAGTAATCATTATTAAAGAAAATTCCCCTGAAAATGTGGGTATTAATGGAAAATTATTGATAGACAGAGAGAAAAATCTTGAATAA